Proteins encoded in a region of the Anopheles ziemanni chromosome 2, idAnoZiCoDA_A2_x.2, whole genome shotgun sequence genome:
- the LOC131294226 gene encoding protein artichoke-like, with translation MTILPVLSKGQFIEYMHLSTRSAFTAWPVLLLLAVLPSSYALPGQATFNCHLRGRECKLWNIYLDTPEEVSEAIISTGGGGSFVEVEIAYSSLPTIPQSLFADNENVISLKMEDCDVEQLESQTFDDASELKYLQLQKNHLTVLHEDGFVRASKLVRLNLGSNRIVTVAEHAFRGLDNLETLRLSKNKIVQFPGKVFAGLHQLTELNLDHNHAEELPDRLFEELGQLRELYLDHNYLSGLSRNTFTGLSGLRKLILKENELTSIDPLAFSPLTTLTELVLEGNNLKLLSPNTFLPLTSLRELVLTENYIERLDDTLFAGNTYLEILKLNNNSLEELQPAVLASLRNLEDLALQHNEIRALDRNLFKHTNSLRSLQLEGNVIQKIAPGTFDGLRRLEVLDLEDNSLSTLDGGLFVGLSSLEKLYINENQIEELKAGTLKGADRLRKLELEQNVIRRIDERFLDDTTQLRTLSLDENLIEEIPARLFAEQKSLKEISLENNNIKQLPEGVFASISTCLEELYLADNDLEELSPGVLDLPRLELLDVSDNRFRELPDAMFSKAKQLHELYLDGNMIDDIPDALRSLMRLSTLSLTRNRLRDIDPQSWSMMQRLKELYLSENFIEALTPQSFERLESLKELDLDRNHLHTVPANTFVRNGNLEKLNLSSNHLEGPLANSFAGLWKLKELHLSDNPLRTMEANSFRDLRKVEKLSLENSSLADLSGSPFYGMSSLEKLDLDENRVQRLEGSSLRGLEMLEKLHIHHNPVSRIDDNTFKHLGNLKVISIGPGTIDFSEDLLQNNQRLKELYLFDCLAGPLPGRFFHFNKKLKTLAIASNDKLGGLNKQWFKDLSNLQTLILTKNGLKHFEKGIFDSLDGLDELHLSGNAVGELDRDVFSKLLGLEVLDLSDMSLRMLPMGIFDNLYDLERLDLGENQLANGLTNGVFRNLYSLKVLSLDNNHLQTLDAVLFDDLKNLREIDLSGNELSSLDPQIFHDSLDLELLDLSSNKFTSFDLQQTTFSKTLVELDLDANQLVSIRITEDLEELYVENNQLTTIEVDNSPSHSLRSLSIANNKFVELDSLYRFNNLEELDASYNEELRVLELGRIAHTMSVLEVLNVSHCSVEELELSELEMHAFLELLDISHNKLGSLEMDAYRHFPAVESFIFGGNAFQQFSIEDVLGSFKDLEMIGLDGTAWEPDFLDELERYIADRDVRFWHYGIDDDKPCTIGRADNLFCK, from the exons ATGACGATCCTCCCGGTACTGAGCAAAGGTCAGTTCATTGAATACATGCATCTATCCACCAGGAG CGCGTTTACAGCATGGCCAgtgctactgctgctggcgGTGTTGCCCTCGAGCTACGCTCTCCCCGGACAGGCCACCTTCAACTGCCACCTGCGTGGCCGCGAGTGTAAGCTGTGGAACATCTACTTGGACACCCCGGAAGAGGTGTCCGAGGCGATCATCAGCACCGGCGGTGGCGGTTCGTTCGTCGAGGTGGAGATAGCGTACTCCTCGCTGCCGACCATCCCCCAGTCGCTGTTCGCGGACAACGAGAATGTGATCTCGCTCAAGATGGAGGACTGCGACGTGGAGCAGCTCGAGAGCCAGACGTTCGACGATGCGAGCGAGCTGAAGTATTTGCAGCTGCAGAAGAACCACCTGACCGTACTGCACGAGGATGGGTTCGTGAGGGCGTCGAAGCTGGTGCGCCTCAATCTGGGAAGCAATCGGATCGTGACGGTCGCGGAGCATGCCTTCCGAGGGCTGGACAATCTGGAGACGTTGCGTTTGTCGAAGAACAAGATCGTCCAGTTTCCGGGGAAGGTGTTTGCCGGTTTGCACCAGCTGACTGAGCTCAACCTCGACCATAATCACGCCGAGGAGCTACCGGATCGGTTGTTTGAAGAGCTGGGTCAGCTGCGGGAGCTGTACCTGGATCACAACTATCTCTCCGGGCTCTCGCGGAACACCTTCACCGGACTGTCCGGGCTAAGGAAGCTGATTCTCAAAGAGAACGAGCTGACTTCAATCGATCCACTTGCCTTCAGCCCGCTGACAACGCTGACTGAGCTGGTTTTGGAAGGGAACAATCTGAAACTGCTCTCCCCGAACACGTTTCTTCCGCTGACCTCTCTGCGGGAGCTCGTACTTACTGAAAACTACATCGAACGGCTAGATGATACGCTGTTCGCTGGCAACACTTACCTCGAGATATTGAAGCTGAACAACAACTCGCTCGAGGAACTGCAGCCGGCCGTGCTGGCTAGCTTGCGGAACCTGGAAGACTTGGCGTTGCAGCACAACGAAATCCGTGCGCTCGATAGGAATCTGTTCAAGCACACTAACAGCTTACGGTCGCTCCAGCTCGAGGGGAATGTCATTCAGAAGATCGCTCCGGGCACGTTTGACGGACTGAGGCGCTTGGAGGTGTTAGATCTGGAGGACAACAGTCTATCGACGCTTGATGGGGGGCTCTTTGTAGGGTTATCGTCGCTGGAGAAGTTGTACATTAACGAAAACCAGATCGAAGAGTTGAAAGCCGGCACGCTGAAAGGAGCGGATCGGCTGCGGAAGCTCGAGCTGGAGCAGAATGTCATCCGGCGTATCGATGAACGGTTCCTGGACGATACGACCCAGCTGCGCACGCTGTCGCTGGATGAGAATCTTATCGAGGAGATCCCAGCACGACTGTTTGCCGAGCAGAAGAGCCTAAAGGAGATTTCgttggaaaacaacaacatcaagcAGCTACCGGAAGGGGTGTTTGCGTCGATTTCTACCTGCCTCGAGGAGCTGTACCTAGCGGACAACGATCTCGAGGAGCTCTCACCGGGCGTTCTCGATCTACCGCGGCTGGAGCTGCTCGACGTATCGGACAACAGGTTCCGCGAGCTTCCGGACGCGATGTTCAGCAAGGCAAAGCAACTGCACGAGCTGTACCTGGACGGCAACATGATCGACGACATACCGGATGCTCTCCGTTCGCTTATGCGTCTCTCGACACTCTCGCTCACGAGAAATAGACTGCGCGACATCGATCCACAGAGCTGGAGCATGATGCAGCGGCTGAAGGAGTTGTACCTATCGGAGAACTTCATCGAAGCGCTGACGCCACAGAGCTTCGAGCGGCTGGAGTCGCTGAAGGAGCTCGACCTGGACCGGAACCATCTGCACACCGTACCCGCCAACACGTTCGTGCGCAATGGCAATCTGGAAAAGTTGAACCTCTCCAGCAACCACCTGGAAGGACCGTTGGCGAACAGCTTCGCCGGTCTTTGGAAGCTCAAAGAGTTGCACCTTTCGGACAACCCACTTCGCACGATGGAGGCCAACAGCTTCCGGGATCTGCGAAAGGTAGAAAAACTGTCGCTCGAAAACTCGAGCCTGGCAGATCTGAGTGGCAGCCCGTTCTACGGAATGTCATCGTTGGAGAAGCTCGATCTGGACGAGAATCGGGTGCAGCGACTGGAGGGTTCATCATTGCGAGGGCTGGAGATGCTCGAGAAGCTTCACATACACCACAACCCCGTGTCACGCATTGATGACAACACGTTCAAGCATCTGGGCAACTTGAAGGTGATCTCGATCGGCCCGGGAACGATCGACTTCTCCGAGGATCTGCTACAGAACAACCAACGCTTGAAGGAGCTCTACCTGTTCGACTGTTTAGCCGGACCACTGCCGGGAAGGTTTTTCCACTTCAACAAGAAGCTGAAAACGCTTGCCATTGCCAGCAATGACAAGTTGGGTGGTTTGAACAAGCAGTGGTTTAAGGATCTGTCCAACCTACAAACGTTGATACTGACAAAGAACGGCCTCAAGCACTTCGAGAAGGGAATCTTTGATTCTCTCGATGGCTTGGACGAACTGCACCTCTCGGGCAATGCGGTTGGTGAGCTTGATAGGGACGTGTTTAGCAAGCTGTTGGGTTTGGAGGTACTTGACTTGTCCGATATGTCGCTTCGCATGCTCCCGATGGGCATCTTCGATAACCTGTACGACCTGGAGCGGCTGGATTTGGGTGAAAACCAGCTAGCGAATGGTTTAACAAATGGCGTGTTTAGGAATCTCTACTCACTGAAAGTGCTCTCGCTGGACAACAATCACCTGCAGACGCTGGATGCCGTGCTGTTTGATGATTTGAAGAATCTACGCGAGATCGATCTCAGTGGCAACGAGCTGAGCAGTCTTGATCCGCAAATTTTCCACGACTCACTCGACCTCGAGCTGCTCGATCTGTCGTCGAACAAGTTCACCTCCTTTGACCTACAGCAGACGACCTTCTCGAAAACGCTGGTCGAGCTCGATCTCGACGCCAACCAGCTGGTGTCGATCCGAATCACCGAAGATCTCGAAGAACTGTACGTCGAGAACAATCAGCTGACGACGATCGAAGTCGATAACTCTCCGTCGCACAGTCTGCGCAGCCTTTCGATAGCGAACAATAAATTCGTCGAACTCGACTCGCTGTATCGGTTCAACAATCTGGAGGAGCTGGACGCCTCGTACAACGAGGAGCTTCGGGTGCTTGAGCTCGGTCGCATTGCCCACACCATGTCCGTGCTGGAGGTGCTGAACGTGTCGCACTGCAGCGTGGAGGAGCTCGAGCTGAGCGAGCTCGAAATGCACGCGTTCCTGGAACTGCTCGACATTTCGCACAACAAACTGGGCAGCCTCGAAATGGACGCGTACCGACACTTCCCGGCGGTGGAGAGCTTCATCTTCGGAGGCAACGCGTTCCAGCAGTTTTCGATCGAAGACGTGCTGGGTAGCTTTAAGGATTTGGAGATGATCGGGCTTGATGGAACGGCGTGGGAGCCAGATTTCCTAGATGAGCTTGAACGCTACATTGCCGACAGGGATGTGCGTTTCTGGCATTACGGCATCGACGATGACAAGCCGTGCACGATTGGGAGGGCAGATAATTTGTTCTGTAAGTGA
- the LOC131294224 gene encoding protein artichoke-like, with product MHAFLELLDISHNKLGSPEMDAYRHFPVVESFIFGGSDLEMIGLDGTAWDPDFLDGRFWHQDIDDDKPLSVALLMLCVVGPSFAEDVFECDENECTLELREEELEGDINSAKFQLTVESGLVEFSFVNSEISTIPPALLGENGDKIEILDASESDVQFVTPAAFANARELRIVRLQLNRISELQNDLFGNISTLTRINVASNRIVNVGEFTFRGLTNLKELRLSRNKISVLPRKLFAGLSHLTDLNIDRNRISVLEDGLFEDLAQLTELYLSFNYIEKLTNNAFVGVPLLRKLALQNNRISTIEKNAFEPLPMLKYLWLLSNNLKELAPETFVSQISLYDLDLTDNYLKDLPKGLFRNTVSLVELKMKNNTIEQFDRDLFANVQKLEELELENNNLQSLEGALFRNLKRLDTLLLENNALEHIVPGTFDDLKNLEVLDLNDNGIKSIEGGLFRKNKKIEKLFLKNNHISALKAGSFDGMTRLKEIYLDNNEIELIDENFLEPHQIKILTLDDCGIKALPKGVFSKQQFLRTLMLKGNKLTYIDPETFAPLQRLKTLDLSFNRLRNISTSLANLRHLDLLDLDSNRISELLDNAFANNTHLANLNIDNNYLKAIPKAVTTLPKIKYLTLANNNIKSSATSGGLESVEELLLSGNEIETIDVKQYKNLNTLHLDNNRIERISPDAFEFNLRLTTLGLANNRLTGPLNNSFSHLWKLETLELDHNPLGDLTFETFNGLAELNELSLENISLAKIDTHLFDAFKSLDNLDLSDNKFTAISTNVLDHFKRLRELYISNNEKGFEDLGGVAAVAEIKELSLSAVNWDVPENLLSNKRILQELYIQGARFASLPADFLHSPRSLKTLAISDNKNFKRLPANFFKDVPYLKELTLSNNSLSTLEPGVFDPLALLESLDISENPLKTLNKDLFTKTYSVKELQLRNINLTSLPLGIFDSLDNMTQLDLSSNQLSTLPKGIFRKQYFLEYLSLEGNSFEQLDPAVFDGVSRLNVIYLAHNKLSSLHPQLFSNLVQIQVLDLGYNKFVTFDLTATAFQNTVSALGLDNNGLTSLKISPTLEILSAVDNQLSSIEVNQTKESPSVLNHLSVERNRFTNLNSFVQFKTLVYLDASFNNFTAFDFGALSTQLQGLRELNVSDNNVQQIKTDGIIKQDNLIHLDISNNNLTSLDLGVFGKFPSLQHFIFGGNYFDTFSISNLLAAFQDLESIGLEGQQWKCDFLRSLEAPMKESFVEYVFKPQEDEPSGCAKEVNGLCCF from the exons ATGCACGCGTTTCTGGAGCTGCTCGACATTTCGCACAACAAACTGGGCAGCCCCGAAATGGACGCGTACCGGCACTTCCCGGTGGTGGAGAGCTTCATCTTTGGAGGCAGCGATCTGGAGATGATCGGGCTGGATGGAACGGCGTGGGATCCCGATTTCCTAGATGGGCGTTTCTGGCATCAAGACATCGACGATGACAAGCC CCTCTCGGTGGCATTGCTGATGCTCTGTGTTGTAGGGCCTAGCTTTGCGGAGGACGTGTTTGAGTGTGATGAGAACGAATGTACACTGGAGCTACGAGAAGAGGAGTTGGAGGGCGATATCAATTCGGCGAAGTTTCAGCTCACCGTCGAGAGCGGTTTGGTTGAGTTTTCGTTCGTCAATTCGGAAATTTCTACTATTCCCCCTGCACTGTTAGGCGAAAATGGGGACAAGATTGAAATCTTGGACGCGAGCGAATCCGATGTGCAGTTTGTAACGCCGGCAGCGTTTGCCAATGCGCGTGAATTGAGAATCGTGCGCTTGCAGCTAAATCGCATTTCGGAGCTGCAAAATGACCTGTTTGGCAATATTTCCACCCTGACGAGAATCAATGTAGCAAGCAATCGGATCGTCAACGTTGGTGAGTTCACGTTCCGCGGGTTGACGAACCTGAAGGAACTGCGGCTGTCCCGCAACAAGATTAGTGTTCTTCCAAGGAAGCTGTTTGCCGGACTGAGTCATCTCACCGATTTGAACATTGATCGCAACCGCATCTCGGTGTTGGAGGACGGTTTGTTTGAGGATCTTGCCCAGCTCACTGAGTTGTACCTGAGCTTTAACTACATTGAAAAACTCACCAATAATGCATTCGTCGGAGTGCCTTTGCTGAGAAAACTTGCACTGCAGAACAACCGCATCTCAACGATCGAAAAGAATGCTTTCGAACCCCTGCCAATGCTGAAATATCTGTGGCTGCTGTCGAACAATCTGAAGGAGCTTGCACCGGAAACGTTTGTATCGCAGATCTCGCTGTACGACCTCGACTTAACGGACAATTATTTGAAAGATCTACCGAAAGGGTTGTTCCGCAACACCGTTTCGCTTGTGGAGCTAAAGATGAAGAATAATACGATCGAGCAGTTTGATCGCGATCTTTTTGCTAACGTACAAAAGTTGGAGGAGCTTGAGTTAGAGAACAACAATCTGCAGTCGTTAGAGGGAGCGTTGTTTAGGAATCTGAAAAGGTTGGACACCTTGCTGTTGGAGAACAACGCTCTAGAGCACATCGTACCAGGTACGTTcgatgatttgaaaaatttagaagTGCTAGACTTGAACGATAATGGAATAAAGTCCATCGAAGGAGGGCTGTTCCGAAAGAACAAAAAGATCGAGAAGCTGTTCCTGAAAAACAACCATATCAGTGCCCTTAAAGCTGGTTCGTTCGATGGGATGACCAGATTGAAAGAGATCTACCTGGATAATAACGAGATCGAGTTGATCGACGAAAATTTCCTTGAGCCGCATCAGATCAAAATTCTCACACTGGACGACTGCGGTATCAAAGCGCTTCCTAAGGGCGTTTTCTCGAAACAACAGTTCCTGCGTACACTTATGCTAAAAGGAAACAAGCTTACTTACATCGATCCAGAAACGTTTGCACCTCTTCAACGGTTGAAAACCCTGGACCTAAGTTTTAATAGGCTTCGCAATATTTCAACTTCTTTGGCCAACCTTCGCCATCTCGATTTGTTGGATCTAGACAGCAACCGTATCAGTGAACTATTGGATAACGCATTTGCCAATAATACACACCTTGCGAATTTGAACATTGACAACAACTATTTGAAGGCCATACCGAAAGCTGTAACCACTCTGCCGAAGattaaatatttaactttggccaataacAATATTAAATCCAGCGCGACTTCCGGTGGCTTGGAGTCGGTGGAGGAACTACTCTTGTCCGGCAACGAAATCGAGACCATTGACGTCAAGCAGTACAAAAACTTGAACACGCTGCACCTGGACAACAACCGTATTGAACGTATTTCGCCGGACGCTTTTGAATTCAACCTGCGTCTCACCACGTTAGGTTTGGCAAATAATCGGCTTACCGGTCCGCTGAACAATAGTTTCAGCCATCTTTGGAAGTTGGAAACACTCGAGTTAGACCACAATCCGCTCGGAGACCTGACGTTCGAAACGTTTAACGGTTTGGCAGAGCTCAATGAGCTATCGTTGGAAAATATCAGTCTGGCGAAAATCGACACCCATCTGTTCGACGCATTCAAATCGCTTGATAACTTAGATTTATCGGACAATAAATTCACGGCCATCTCAACCAATGTCCTCGATCACTTCAAACGTTTACGCGAACTCTACATAAGTAATAACGAAAAAGGTTTCGAGGATTTGGGAGGAGTTGCGGCGGTGGCAGAAATCAAAGAACTTTCGCTTTCAGCAGTAAACTGGGACGTTCCTGAGAATCTGCTCAGCAACAAGAGAATACTGCAGGAGCTATATATTCAGGGTGCTCGATTCGCCAGCTTGCCTGCGGACTTCCTACACTCGCCCAGATCCTTGAAAACGCTAGCAATTTCTGATAACAAAAACTTCAAGCGACTTCCAGCGAACTTCTTTAAGGATGTACCTTACCTCAAGGAGCTTACGCTGTCAAATAATAGCCTCTCGACCTTGGAGCCCGGAGTGTTCGATCCCCTTGCTCTACTTGAGTCGCTGGATATTTCGGAGAATCCACtgaaaacattgaacaagGACCTGTTCACCAAGACGTACAGCGTAAAGGAATTGCAGCTGCGAAATATAAATCTGACAAGCCTGCCATTGGGAATATTCGATAGCCTCGACAATATGACCCAACTCGATCTGAGTAGCAATCAGCTTTCCACACTTCCGAAAGGAATCTTCCGCAAGCAGTACTTCCTGGAGTATCTTTCCCTGGAGGGAAATAGCTTTGAGCAGTTGGATCCGGCCGTTTTCGATGGAGTTTCGCGGCTGAATGTAATTTATCTCGCTCACAACAAATTAAGCTCGTTACACCCTCAGCTGTTCAGCAACCTCGTGCAAATTCAGGTGCTCGATCTGGGTTACAACAAGTTCGTGACGTTCGATCTGACTGCGACAGCGTTTCAGAATACAGTTTCCGCCCTAGGACTGGACAACAATGGTCTCACGTCACTGAAAATCTCACCAACCCTTGAGATTTTATCCGCAGTCGATAACCAACTGTCCTCGATCGAGGTGAACCAAACGAAAGAGTCTCCGAGTGTTCTGAACCACCTTTCCGTGGAACGCAATCGTTTCACAAACTTGAACAGTTTTGTGCAGTTTAAAACCCTAGTATATCTGGATGCCTCTTTCAACAATTTCACTGCGTTTGATTTTGGTGCCCTGTCCACGCAGCTCCAGGGTCTTCGCGAGCTGAACGTATCGGACAACAACGTGCAGCAGATCAAAACTGATGGAATCATCAAGCAAGATAATCTCATTCATCTGGACATTTCGAACAACAATCTCACCAGCCTGGACTTGGGCGTTTTTGGAAAGTTCCCCTCGTTGCAGCACTTCATCTTCGGAGGAAACTATTTCGATACGTTCTCAATTTCGAACCTGCTCGCGGCATTCCAAGATCTGGAATCGATCGGACTGGAGGGACAACAATGGAAGTGCGATTTTCTTCGTAGTTTGGAAGCACCGATGAAGGAATCATTCGTTGAGTATGTTTTCAAACCCCAAGAAGATGAGCCGAGTGGTTGCGCCAAGGAAGTAAACGGGCTTTGCTGCTTCTAA
- the LOC131294225 gene encoding protein artichoke-like — MGSFMRSLSVALVMLCVVGLSFAEDVFECDENECTLELREEELEGDINSAKFQLTVESGLVEFSFVDSEISTIPPALLGENGDKIEILDASESDVQFVTPAAFANARELRIVRLQLNRISELQNDLFGNISTLTRINVASNRIVNVGEFTFRGLTNLKELRLSRNKISVLPRKLFAGLSYLTDLNIDSNRISVLEDGLFEDLAQLTELYLSFNYIEKLTNNAFVGVPLLTKLALQNNRISTIEKNAFKPLPLLKHLWLMSNNLKELAPETFVSQILLYDLDLTDNYLKDLPKGLFRNTVSLVELKMQNNSIEQFDRDLFSNVQKLQRLKLENNNLQSLQRGLFKNLKKLDTLLLENNALEHIVPGTLDHLKNLQILDLNDNEIKSIEGGLFRKNKKIVKLLLKNNHISALKAGSFDGMTGLKAIYLDNNKIELIDENFLDPLQIILLTLDNCGIKALPKGVFSKQQFLKVLTLKGNKLAHIDPETFAPLQRLTALDLSFNRLRNISTSLANLRQLDVLDLDSNRISELPDNAFANTTYLTVLVLQNNYLKAIPKAVTTLPKMRVLGLANNNIKSSATSGGLESVELLQLSWNEIETIDVKQYKNLNKLHLDNNRIERISPDAFEFNLRLTSLSLANNRLTGPLNNSFSHLWKLEGLDLKNNPLGDLTFETFNGLAELNGLSLENISLAKIDTHLLDAFRSLDKLHLSGNKFTAISTNVLDHFKRLGELYISNSEKGFEDLGGVAAVAEIKELSLSAVNWDVPEYLLSNKRILQKLYIRGARFASLPADFLHSPRFLKTLAISDNKNFKRLPANFFKDVPYLKELTLSNNSLSTLEPGVFDPLALLELLDISENPLKTVNKDLFAKTYSVKELQLRNINLTSLPLGIFDSLDNMTHLDLSSNQLSTLPKGIFRKQYFLEYLSLEGNSFEQLDPAVFDGVSRLNVIYLAHNKLSSLHPQLFSNLVQIQVLDLGYNKFVTFDLTATAFQNKVSILRLGNNGLTSLKITPTLEGLFATDNQLFTIEVNQSKEYPSVLNHLYVERNRFTNLNSFVQFKALENLDASFNNFTAFDFGVLSTQLQGLRELSVSDNNVQQIKTDGIIKQDNLIYMDISNNNLTSLDLDVFGKFRSLQHFIFGGNYFDTFSISNLLAAFQELESIGLEGIQWKCDFLHSLESPMKESFVGYVFKSQKDEPNGCAKEVNGLCCF; from the exons ATGGGATCCTTCATGAGGAG CCTCTCGGTGGCATTGGTGATGCTCTGTGTTGTAGGGCTTAGCTTTGCGGAGGACGTGTTTGAGTGTGATGAGAACGAATGTACACTGGAGCTACGAGAAGAGGAGTTGGAGGGCGATATCAATTCGGCGAAGTTTCAGCTCACCGTCGAGAGCGGTCTGGTCGAGTTTTCGTTCGTCGATTCGGAAATTTCTACTATTCCCCCTGCACTGTTAGGCGAAAATGGGGACAAGATTGAAATCTTGGACGCGAGCGAATCCGATGTGCAGTTTGTAACGCCGGCAGCGTTTGCCAATGCGCGTGAATTGAGAATCGTGCGCTTGCAGCTAAATCGCATTTCGGAGCTGCAAAATGACCTGTTTGGCAATATTTCCACCCTGACGAGAATCAATGTAGCAAGCAATCGGATCGTCAATGTTGGTGAGTTCACGTTCCGCGGGTTGACGAACCTGAAGGAACTGCGGCTGTCCCGCAACAAGATTAGTGTTCTTCCAAGGAAGCTGTTTGCCGGACTGAGTTATCTCACCGATTTGAACATTGATAGCAACCGCATCTCGGTGTTGGAGGACGGTTTGTTTGAGGATCTTGCCCAGCTCACTGAGTTGTACCTGAGCTTTAACTACATTGAAAAACTCACCAATAACGCATTCGTCGGAGTGCCTTTGCTGACAAAACTTGCACTGCAGAACAACCGCATCTCAACGATCGAAAAGAATGCGTTCAAACCCTTGCCGTTGCTGAAACATCTTTGGCTGATGTCGAACAATCTGAAGGAGCTCGCACCGGAAACGTTTGTATCGCAGATCTTGCTGTACGATCTCGACTTAACGGACAATTATTTGAAAGATCTACCGAAAGGGTTGTTCCGCAACACCGTTTCGCTTGTGGAGCTAAAGATGCAGAATAATTCGATAGAGCAGTTTGATCGCGATCTTTTTTCTAACGTGCAAAAGTTACAGCGGCTTAAGTTGGAGAACAACAACCTGCAATCGTTACAGCGTGGGTTGTTTAAGAACCTGAAAAAGTTGGACACCTTGCTGTTGGAGAACAACGCTCTAGAGCACATTGTACCAGGCACGTtagatcatttaaaaaatctacaAATATTAGATTTGAACGATAATGAAATAAAGTCCATCGAAGGAGGGCTGTTTCGAAAGAACAAAAAGATCGTGAAGCTGCTCCTGAAAAACAACCATATCAGTGCCCTTAAAGCTGGTTCGTTCGATGGGATGACCGGACTGAAGGCGATCTACTTGGATAATAACAAGATCGAGTTGATCGACGAAAATTTCCTTGATCCGCTTCAGATCATACTTCTCACACTGGACAACTGCGGTATCAAAGCGCTTCCTAAGGGCGTTTTCTCGAAACAACAGTTCCTGAAAGTACTTACGCTAAAAGGAAACAAGCTTGCTCACATCGATCCAGAAACGTTTGCACCTCTTCAACGGTTGACAGCCCTGGACCTAAGTTTTAATAGGCTTCGCAATATTTCAACTTCTTTGGCCAACCTTCGTCAACTCGATGTGTTGGATCTAGACAGCAACCGTATCAGCGAGCTGCCGGATAACGCATTTGCAAACACTACGTACCTTACGGTTTTGGTCCTTCAAAATAACTATTTGAAGGCCATACCGAAGGCTGTGACCACTCTGCCGAAGATGAGAGTATTAGGTTTGGCCAATAACAATATTAAATCCAGCGCGACTTCCGGTGGCTTGGAGTCGGTGGAGCTCCTACAATTGTCCTGGAACGAAATCGAGACCATTGACGTCAAGCAGTACAAAAACTTGAACAAGCTGCACCTGGACAACAACCGTATTGAACGTATTTCGCCGGACGCTTTTGAATTCAACCTGCGTCTCACCTCGTTGAGTTTGGCAAATAATCGGCTTACCGGTCCGCTGAACAATAGTTTCAGTCATCTTTGGAAGTTGGAAGgacttgatttaaaaaataatccacTCGGAGACCTGACGTTCGAAACGTTTAACGGTTTGGCAGAGCTCAATGGGCTATCGTTGGAAAATATCAGTCTGGCGAAAATCGACACCCATTTGTTAGACGCATTCAGATCGCTTGATAAGTTACATTTATCGGGCAATAAATTCACGGCCATCTCAACCAATGTCCTCGATCACTTCAAACGTTTAGGCGAACTATATATAAGTAATAGCGAAAAAGGTTTCGAGGATTTGGGAGGAGTTGCGGCGGTGGCAGAAATCAAAGAACTTTCGCTTTCAGCAGTAAACTGGGACGTTCCTGAGTATCTGCTCAGCAACAAGAGAATACTGCAGAAGCTATATATTCGGGGTGCTCGATTCGCCAGCTTGCCTGCGGACTTCCTACATTCGCCCAGATTCTTGAAAACGCTAGCAATTTCTGATAACAAAAACTTCAAGCGACTTCCAGCGAACTTCTTTAAGGATGTACCTTACCTCAAGGAGCTTACGCTGTCAAATAATAGCCTCTCGACCTTGGAGCCCGGAGTGTTCGATCCCCTTGCTCTACTTGAGTTGCTAGATATTTCGGAGAATCCGCTGAAAACCGTAAACAAAGATCTGTTCGCCAAGACGTACAGCGTAAAGGAATTGCAGCTGCGAAATATAAATCTGACAAGCCTGCCATTGGGAATATTCGATAGCCTCGACAATATGACCCACCTCGATCTGAGTAGCAATCAGCTTTCCACACTTCCGAAAGGAATCTTCCGTAAGCAGTACTTCCTGGAGTATCTTTCCCTGGAGGGTAATAGCTTTGAGCAGTTGGATCCTGCCGTTTTCGATGGAGTTTCGCGGCTGAATGTAATTTATCTCGCTCACAACAAATTAAGCTCGCTACACCCTCAGTTGTTCAGCAACCTCGTGCAGATTCAGGTGCTCGATCTGGGTTACAACAAGTTCGTGACGTTCGATCTGACTGCAACAGCTTTCCAGAATAAAGTCTCTATCCTAAGACTGGGCAACAATGGCCTCACGTCACTGAAAATCACACCAACCCTTGAGGGTTTGTTCGCAACCGATAACCAACTGTTCACGATCGAGGTGAACCAATCGAAAGAGTATCCGAGCGTTCTGAACCACCTTTACGTGGAACGCAATCGTTTCACAAACTTGAACAGTTTTGTGCAGTTTAAAGCCCTAGAAAATCTGGATGCCTCTTTCAACAATTTCACTGCGTTTGATTTTGGCGTGCTGTCCACACAACTCCAGGGTCTTCGCGAGCTGAGCGTATCGGACAACAACGTGCAGCAGATCAAAACCGATGGAATCATCAAGCAAGATAATCTCATTTATATGGACATTTCGAACAACAATCTCACTAGCCTggatttggatgtttttggaaagtTCCGCTCGTTGCAGCACTTCATCTTCGGAGGAAACTATTTCGATACGTTCTCAATTTCGAACCTGCTCGCGGCATTCCAAGAACTGGAATCGATCGGACTGGAGGGAATACAATGGAAGTGTGATTTTCTTCACAGCTTGGAATCACCGATGAAGGAATCGTTCGTGGGgtatgttttcaaatcccaaaAAGATGAGCCGAATGGTTGCGCCAAGGAAGTTAACGGGCTTTGCTGCTTCTAA